GCACTACTCCCCTTGATCTAAAGATTTGTAGTAAGTTGCTAGAGCTCGGTGCAAATATAAATTTAGTTAGTCAATATGTAAAAAAAGAACTCACAAAGGAACAGATTAATATATTAAATGAATTAATTAATAATTTAAATATTTATAGAATTGATGGAATTTTAATTTCATATTCCCATGCATCCCATGATGAATATGTTGAAGATGTTTCTTACCTAACACATAGAATTATGGATATAGAAAACTTAGATTGTATCTTTGTTTTTGTAAGAAGTGGGGATAGGATTTTTTTCGTTGCAAGGAGTAATGATAATAGAATAGATGTTTCTAAAGTAGCAGAATATTATGGTGGTGGCGGTCACCCCTATGCGGCATCAGCAACTATTAAAGATATGACCTTACAGGAGGCTCTTGAGAGATTTAAATTGATAATAAAGAAGGCATTAAGATTTGTAGAATATGCAAGAGATTTGATGACTTCCCCTGCTGTAGCTTTAGAAGAGGATTTCTCTTTTGAAAAGGCATTAGATATATTTACAAAATATAATTTTAATACTATGCCAGTTGTAAAGGATTCAAAGGTTATAGGTATAGTTACAAGACAGGATATATTGCAAGGTATTAAACATGGAATAAATAAAGAACCCATAAAGAATATAATGCAAGTTGAATTTGATATTGTAACAGAGGATACACCATACTATACTGTTGAAAATATTATTATAGGTAATAATCAAAAATTAGTGCCTGTTGTAAAGGATGATAGGTTGATTGGTGTAATTACAAGGGTCGATCTTCTCAGGATGTTTCAGAGTAAATTAGCAAAAAATAAAAACTTTGGAAATATTGTTTTTAATAATATTAAAATATATAATGAAAAAAATGTTGCCTCTATCATTAAAAATAGGTATGGCGATAGTCTTTATAAAATTTTTATTGAAATTGGCGAGTTGGCAGATAAACTAAATATTAATGTTTATTTAGTTGGAGGATTTGTAAGGGATCTTCTTCTTAATTATCTAAATCTAGATGTTGATATTGTGGTAGAAGGCAACGCCATATTATTAGCAAAGAGATTTGCAAAAATAAAAAATGCTAAAATACATATCCATGACAAGTTTAAGACTGCCGTTGTTTTACTTGATGGGCTCAGAATAGATTTTGCAACAAGTAGAACTGAATACTATGATCACCCTGGTGCCTTTCCAATTGTTGAATTTTCATCTATTAAAAGAGATTTGTTTAGAAGAGATTTTACTATTAATGCTATGGCTATCCAAATAAATAAGTCTGATTTTGGTAAAATAATAGATTATTATGGCGGTTTAAGGGATATAGCTGATAAAAAGATAAGGGTGCTACATAACTTAAGTTTTATAGAGGATCCAACACGTGGTATAAGGGCAATACGCTTTGCAATTCGTTATAAATTTGACATTGGCAAACATACAACTAGATTATTAAAAAATGCTGTGGATTTGAATCTTTTTTCTAGGGTGCCTGGCTCGAGGTTTTGGTATGAATTAAGGCATTTGCTTGAAGAAGATGGTTATTTGGAAGGTCTAAAATTATTAGATACTTTTAAAATTCTACCCTTTATACATGAGAAAATAACAATAGATGAATATAAGATAAGGTTATTTTCTAATCTTAGTAGAATATATAATTGGTACACAATTCAATTTAAAGATTATGTAGAACTGTATAAATGTAGATTTGCCATTTTAATTAATGAATTAAAATTTAAGGATGTTAAAAGGGTATTAAAGAAGTTTCAATTCCCAAAATCTTTTGAGAAAGAATTTTTAAGTTCCTTTTTTAAAGCAAAAAGTATATATGGTAAATTAAAAAGGAAGCAGAATATTAAAAACTCTGAAGTGTTTTTTTATTTAAGGGAATTAAATATCGAATATGTACTGTTTATTAGCGCTTTAATGGGTAAAGATTTTGATAGATGTTTAAAGGATTATCTTACAAAATTTAAAGATATTAAGCTAGAAATAAATGGTAATGATTTGATAGAGGCAGGTTTCAAGCCTTCTAAGTTATTTGGTGTAGTTTTAGATGAGCTACTTAAACTAAAGATCGATGGAAAAATAAAGAACAAAAGCGATGAGCTTTCAATGGCTAAGATTTTATTTGAAAAATTTACAGCAGAAAAGGGTGTAGATGAGGAAAAAAATTACATTAGATGAACAGGTAATACCTTGGATTTTGGGTCAAGAAGATAGTTTTGTAAAATATATAAAAAGTAAAATTAATGTAAATATATCTGCTAGATCTAGTAATATTTATTTAGAAGGCGATGAAAATGAAGTTTTATTCGTAGAAAAACTATTAAAACATTTATCAGCAATTGCATCTAAAAGAAGAATATCGATAGATGATGTAAAAGATGTATTTAATATGCTTCAAAATAGTAAGGGATCTAATGTAGAGGATGTATTCCTTGATAGAATCAGAGTAGCTGGTTGGACAAAGGAGGTTTTTTTAAAAACAAAAAATCAGTATAACTATGTTAATGCAATTAGAAATAATGATGTTGTATTTTGTATAGGACCAGCTGGTACTGGCAAAACATATCTTGCAATGGCCTTGGCAATAAATATGTTTTTAGAGAAAAAAATTAGTAGAATAATTTTAACTAGACCTGCAGTTGAAGCAGGCGAATCCTTAGGATTTTTGCCAGGAGATATTGCTGCTAAAATAGATC
This Deferribacterota bacterium DNA region includes the following protein-coding sequences:
- a CDS encoding CBS domain-containing protein: MKIVLTHLKADFDALASAFGAFKLYNCDYILLDTDPESNVKTFLENEYIDINIKRFSDINLSEIDNIDLVVITDCKYANRLGNLKYILPLAKKVILYDHHPDSGWDIAANEYYIEKIGATTTLVVQELIEKEVPIDEDEASFFLLGIYEDTGFLTFYGTTPLDLKICSKLLELGANINLVSQYVKKELTKEQINILNELINNLNIYRIDGILISYSHASHDEYVEDVSYLTHRIMDIENLDCIFVFVRSGDRIFFVARSNDNRIDVSKVAEYYGGGGHPYAASATIKDMTLQEALERFKLIIKKALRFVEYARDLMTSPAVALEEDFSFEKALDIFTKYNFNTMPVVKDSKVIGIVTRQDILQGIKHGINKEPIKNIMQVEFDIVTEDTPYYTVENIIIGNNQKLVPVVKDDRLIGVITRVDLLRMFQSKLAKNKNFGNIVFNNIKIYNEKNVASIIKNRYGDSLYKIFIEIGELADKLNINVYLVGGFVRDLLLNYLNLDVDIVVEGNAILLAKRFAKIKNAKIHIHDKFKTAVVLLDGLRIDFATSRTEYYDHPGAFPIVEFSSIKRDLFRRDFTINAMAIQINKSDFGKIIDYYGGLRDIADKKIRVLHNLSFIEDPTRGIRAIRFAIRYKFDIGKHTTRLLKNAVDLNLFSRVPGSRFWYELRHLLEEDGYLEGLKLLDTFKILPFIHEKITIDEYKIRLFSNLSRIYNWYTIQFKDYVELYKCRFAILINELKFKDVKRVLKKFQFPKSFEKEFLSSFFKAKSIYGKLKRKQNIKNSEVFFYLRELNIEYVLFISALMGKDFDRCLKDYLTKFKDIKLEINGNDLIEAGFKPSKLFGVVLDELLKLKIDGKIKNKSDELSMAKILFEKFTAEKGVDEEKNYIR
- a CDS encoding PhoH family protein — its product is MRKKITLDEQVIPWILGQEDSFVKYIKSKINVNISARSSNIYLEGDENEVLFVEKLLKHLSAIASKRRISIDDVKDVFNMLQNSKGSNVEDVFLDRIRVAGWTKEVFLKTKNQYNYVNAIRNNDVVFCIGPAGTGKTYLAMALAINMFLEKKISRIILTRPAVEAGESLGFLPGDIAAKIDPYLRPLYDALFEMLDAEKANRLIEKGVIELAPLAYMRGRTLNDSFIVLDEAQNTTIRQLKMFLTRLGFNSKAVINGDVTQVDLPANKNSGLILAQDILRDIKDIKFIYFDKSDVVRNPIVQRIIEAFDEYEREATS